One genomic segment of Brassica napus cultivar Da-Ae chromosome A3, Da-Ae, whole genome shotgun sequence includes these proteins:
- the LOC106438461 gene encoding coatomer subunit beta'-3 isoform X3, producing MPLRLDIKKKFAQRSERVKSVDLHPTEPWILASLYSGTVCIWNYQTQTITKSFEVTELPVRSAKFIPRKQWVVAGADDMYIRVYNYNTMDKVKVFEAHSDYIRCVAVHPTLPYVLSSSDDMLIKLWDWENGWACTQIFEGHSHYVMQVVFNPKDTNTFASASLDRSIKIWNLGSPDPNFTLDAHQKGVNCVDYFTGGDKPYLITGSDDHTAKVWDYQTKSCVQTLEGHTHNVSAVCFHPELPIILTGSEDGTVRIWHATTYRLENTLNYALERVWAIGYIKSSRRVVIGYDEGTIMVKLGREIPVASMDSSGKIIWAKHNEIQTANIKSIGASYEVTDGERLPLAVKDLGTCDLYPQSLKHNPNGRFVVVCGDGEYIIYTALAWRNRSFGSGLEFVWSSEGECAVRESSSKIKIFNKNFQERKSIRPTFSAEKIFGGSLLAMCSSDFICFYDWAECRLIQRIDVTVKNLYWAESGDLVAIASDTSFYILKFNRDLVSSHFASGRQTDEEGVEDAFEVLHENDERVRTGIWVGDCFIYNNSSSKLNYCVGGEVTTMYHLDRPMYLLGYIANQSRVYLVDKEFNVIGYTLLLSLIEYKTLVMRGDLDKANEILPTIPKEQHNNVAHFLESRGMIEDALEIATDPDYRFELAIQLGRLEIAKEIAEEVQSESKWKQLGELAMSSGKLQLAEDCMKYATDLSGLLLLYSSLGDAEGMSKLASLAKEQGKNNVAFLCLFMLGRLEDCLQLLVESNRIPEAALMARSYLPSKVSEIVALWRKDLSKVNSKAAESLADPEEYPNLFEDWQVARSVEANAVEARGVYSAAENYATQADQPFITLVEAFRNLQVEAEEPLENGDGDHEVAEENGDAENEGGEEEENEEEVNQEEGVVDEDSTDVLTPHQ from the exons ATG CCGCTCAGACTCGATATCAAG AAAAAATTTGCTCAACGATCAGAGCGAGTGAAATCTGTGGATCTGCATCCTACAGAGCCATG GATTCTAGCGAGTTTGTATTCTGGAACCGTCTGTATCTGGAACTACCAGACTCAG ACGATAACAAAATCTTTCGAGGTCACCGAATTGCCAG TTAGGTCGGCCAAGTTTATCCCACGCAAGCAATGGGTTGTGGCAGGAGCGGATGATATGTACATCCGTGTATACAACTACAACACAATGGACAAGGTTAAAGTGTTTGAGGCTCATTCCGATTACATTAGGTGTGTTGCTGTCCATCCGACCCTCCCATATGTGCTGTCATCTTCTGATGATATGCTCATAAAGCTCTGGGACTGGGAAAATGGTTGGGCCTGTACTCAGATCTTTGAGGGACATTCTCACTATGTGATGCAAGTGGTATTTAATCCAAAAGACACCAACACTTTTGCCAGTGCATCGCTTGACCGTTCCATAAAG ATATGGAATCTTGGCTCCCCAGACCCAAATTTTACACTGGATGCTCATCAGAAAGGAGTCAACTGCGTAGATTATTTCACAGGGGGTGATAAGCCCTACTTAATTACTGGCTCTGATGATCATACTGCTAAG GTATGGGACTATCAAACTAAAAGCTGTGTCCAGACGCTGGAAGGGCACACCCACAATGTATCTGCAGTATGTTTCCATCCGGAGCTTCCAATAATACTCACAGGCTCTGAGGATGGCACTGTTCGCATTTGGCACGCCACGACTTACAG GCTAGAGAACACATTGAATTATGCTCTCGAGAGAGTCTGGGCCATTGGTTACATAAAAAGTTCGCGCAG GGTTGTGATTGGATACGATGAAGGAACCATCATGGTTAAACTTGGACGAGAAATTCCTGTCGCTAGCATGGACAGTAGCGGAAAAATTATATGGGCTAAGCATAATGAAATCCAAACTGCAAACATCAAAAGTATTGGTGCCAGTTACGAG GTTACTGATGGAGAAAGACTTCCCTTGGCTGTTAAAGATCTGGGGACCTGTGATCTTTATCCACAA AGCTTGAAGCATAACCCAAACGGGAGGTTTGTCGTAGTCTGCGGGGATGGGGAGTACATAATCTACACAGCTTTGGCTTGGAGAAATAGGTCTTTCGGTTCTGGACTGGAATTTGTTTGGTCATCCGAGGGGGAATGTGCAGTTCGAGAGAGCTCGTCAAAGATAAagatattcaataaaaatttccAG GAAAGGAAGAGTATTCGGCCTACTTTCTCAGCTGAGAAGATTTTTGGAGGATCCTTGTTAGCAATGTGTTCAAGTGATTTCATCTGCTTTTATGATTGGGCTGAATGTAGGCTGATTCAGCGAATTGATGTCACAGTAAAG AATCTTTATTGGGCAGAAAGTGGTGATTTAGTTGCCATTGCTAGTGATACGTCATTCTACATCCTGAAGTTCAAT CGTGACTTGGTTTCCTCCCATTTTGCTAGTGGAAGACAAACTGATGAAGAAGGTGTTGAGGATGCTTTTGAGGTTCTCCATGAGAATGATGAACGTGTTAGGACAGGTATATGGGTCGGGGACTGCTTCATTTACAACAACTCTTCTTCGAAGCTTAACTATTGTGTTGGAGGCGAG GTAACCACAATGTATCATTTGGACCGTCCAATGTATTTGTTAGGCTATATTGCCAACCAAAGTCGGGTCTACTTGGTAGACAAAGAATTCAA TGTCATAGGATATACCCTGCTGCTTAGCCTGATTGAATACAAGACTCTTGTGATGCGAGGTGATTTGGACAAAGCCAATGAAATTTTACCTACAATTCCTAAAGAGCAGCATAACAA TGTTGCTCATTTCTTGGAGTCTCGGGGAATGATTGAAGATGCTTTAGAAATTGCGACCGATCCTGACTACAGATTTGAGCTGGCCATACAATTGGGTAGACTTGAAATTGCCAAG GAAATCGCTGAAGAAGTGCAGAGTGAGTCTAAATGGAAGCAGTTGGGAGAGTTAGCCATGTCTTCTGGCAAG CTCCAACTGGCCGAGGATTGCATGAAGTACGCTACGGATTTGAGTGGTTTGCTATTACTATATTCTTCTTTGGGAGATGCTGAAGGGATGTCAAAGCTTGCATCCCTTGCTAAGGAGCAGGGAAAGAACAATGTCGCCTTTCTTTGCTTATTCATGCTGGGTAGATTGGAAGATTGTCTGCAGTTATTGGTGGAGAG CAACCGGATACCAGAAGCTGCTCTGATGGCACGTTCTTATCTTCCAAGCAAAGTTTCAGAGATAGTAGCTCTCTGGAGAAAAGATCTAAGCAAG GTTAATTCGAAAGCAGCAGAATCTTTGGCTGATCCTGAAGAGTACCCAAATCTTTTTGAGGATTGGCAAGTTGCTCGTTCTGTTGAAGCTAATGCTGTAGAGGCGAG GGGAGTTTATTCTGCTGCAGAAAATTATGCAACCCAGGCCGATCAACCTTTCATTACCCTCGTGGAAGCCTTCAGAAACCTGCAAGTTGAAGCAGAGGAACCACTTGAAAATGGAGACGGAGATCACGAG GTAGCAGAAGAAAATGGTGATGCAGAGAATGAAGGAGGtgaagaggaagagaatgaagaagaagtgAATCAAGAAGAGGGAGTTGTTGATGAAGATTCTACAGATG TGCTTACGCCACATCAGTAG
- the LOC106438461 gene encoding coatomer subunit beta'-3 isoform X2: protein MPLRLDIKKKFAQRSERVKSVDLHPTEPWILASLYSGTVCIWNYQTQTITKSFEVTELPVRSAKFIPRKQWVVAGADDMYIRVYNYNTMDKVKVFEAHSDYIRCVAVHPTLPYVLSSSDDMLIKLWDWENGWACTQIFEGHSHYVMQVVFNPKDTNTFASASLDRSIKIWNLGSPDPNFTLDAHQKGVNCVDYFTGGDKPYLITGSDDHTAKVWDYQTKSCVQTLEGHTHNVSAVCFHPELPIILTGSEDGTVRIWHATTYRLENTLNYALERVWAIGYIKSSRRVVIGYDEGTIMVKLGREIPVASMDSSGKIIWAKHNEIQTANIKSIGASYEVTDGERLPLAVKDLGTCDLYPQSLKHNPNGRFVVVCGDGEYIIYTALAWRNRSFGSGLEFVWSSEGECAVRESSSKIKIFNKNFQERKSIRPTFSAEKIFGGSLLAMCSSDFICFYDWAECRLIQRIDVTVKNLYWAESGDLVAIASDTSFYILKFNRDLVSSHFASGRQTDEEGVEDAFEVLHENDERVRTGIWVGDCFIYNNSSSKLNYCVGGEVTTMYHLDRPMYLLGYIANQSRVYLVDKEFNVIGYTLLLSLIEYKTLVMRGDLDKANEILPTIPKEQHNNVAHFLESRGMIEDALEIATDPDYRFELAIQLGRLEIAKEIAEEVQSESKWKQLGELAMSSGKLQLAEDCMKYATDLSGLLLLYSSLGDAEGMSKLASLAKEQGKNNVAFLCLFMLGRLEDCLQLLVESNRIPEAALMARSYLPSKVSEIVALWRKDLSKVNSKAAESLADPEEYPNLFEDWQVARSVEANAVEARGVYSAAENYATQADQPFITLVEAFRNLQVEAEEPLENGDGDHEVAEENGDAENEGGEEEENEEEVNQEEGVVDEDSTDGSAVLVNRSEGEEEWVLTPHQ from the exons ATG CCGCTCAGACTCGATATCAAG AAAAAATTTGCTCAACGATCAGAGCGAGTGAAATCTGTGGATCTGCATCCTACAGAGCCATG GATTCTAGCGAGTTTGTATTCTGGAACCGTCTGTATCTGGAACTACCAGACTCAG ACGATAACAAAATCTTTCGAGGTCACCGAATTGCCAG TTAGGTCGGCCAAGTTTATCCCACGCAAGCAATGGGTTGTGGCAGGAGCGGATGATATGTACATCCGTGTATACAACTACAACACAATGGACAAGGTTAAAGTGTTTGAGGCTCATTCCGATTACATTAGGTGTGTTGCTGTCCATCCGACCCTCCCATATGTGCTGTCATCTTCTGATGATATGCTCATAAAGCTCTGGGACTGGGAAAATGGTTGGGCCTGTACTCAGATCTTTGAGGGACATTCTCACTATGTGATGCAAGTGGTATTTAATCCAAAAGACACCAACACTTTTGCCAGTGCATCGCTTGACCGTTCCATAAAG ATATGGAATCTTGGCTCCCCAGACCCAAATTTTACACTGGATGCTCATCAGAAAGGAGTCAACTGCGTAGATTATTTCACAGGGGGTGATAAGCCCTACTTAATTACTGGCTCTGATGATCATACTGCTAAG GTATGGGACTATCAAACTAAAAGCTGTGTCCAGACGCTGGAAGGGCACACCCACAATGTATCTGCAGTATGTTTCCATCCGGAGCTTCCAATAATACTCACAGGCTCTGAGGATGGCACTGTTCGCATTTGGCACGCCACGACTTACAG GCTAGAGAACACATTGAATTATGCTCTCGAGAGAGTCTGGGCCATTGGTTACATAAAAAGTTCGCGCAG GGTTGTGATTGGATACGATGAAGGAACCATCATGGTTAAACTTGGACGAGAAATTCCTGTCGCTAGCATGGACAGTAGCGGAAAAATTATATGGGCTAAGCATAATGAAATCCAAACTGCAAACATCAAAAGTATTGGTGCCAGTTACGAG GTTACTGATGGAGAAAGACTTCCCTTGGCTGTTAAAGATCTGGGGACCTGTGATCTTTATCCACAA AGCTTGAAGCATAACCCAAACGGGAGGTTTGTCGTAGTCTGCGGGGATGGGGAGTACATAATCTACACAGCTTTGGCTTGGAGAAATAGGTCTTTCGGTTCTGGACTGGAATTTGTTTGGTCATCCGAGGGGGAATGTGCAGTTCGAGAGAGCTCGTCAAAGATAAagatattcaataaaaatttccAG GAAAGGAAGAGTATTCGGCCTACTTTCTCAGCTGAGAAGATTTTTGGAGGATCCTTGTTAGCAATGTGTTCAAGTGATTTCATCTGCTTTTATGATTGGGCTGAATGTAGGCTGATTCAGCGAATTGATGTCACAGTAAAG AATCTTTATTGGGCAGAAAGTGGTGATTTAGTTGCCATTGCTAGTGATACGTCATTCTACATCCTGAAGTTCAAT CGTGACTTGGTTTCCTCCCATTTTGCTAGTGGAAGACAAACTGATGAAGAAGGTGTTGAGGATGCTTTTGAGGTTCTCCATGAGAATGATGAACGTGTTAGGACAGGTATATGGGTCGGGGACTGCTTCATTTACAACAACTCTTCTTCGAAGCTTAACTATTGTGTTGGAGGCGAG GTAACCACAATGTATCATTTGGACCGTCCAATGTATTTGTTAGGCTATATTGCCAACCAAAGTCGGGTCTACTTGGTAGACAAAGAATTCAA TGTCATAGGATATACCCTGCTGCTTAGCCTGATTGAATACAAGACTCTTGTGATGCGAGGTGATTTGGACAAAGCCAATGAAATTTTACCTACAATTCCTAAAGAGCAGCATAACAA TGTTGCTCATTTCTTGGAGTCTCGGGGAATGATTGAAGATGCTTTAGAAATTGCGACCGATCCTGACTACAGATTTGAGCTGGCCATACAATTGGGTAGACTTGAAATTGCCAAG GAAATCGCTGAAGAAGTGCAGAGTGAGTCTAAATGGAAGCAGTTGGGAGAGTTAGCCATGTCTTCTGGCAAG CTCCAACTGGCCGAGGATTGCATGAAGTACGCTACGGATTTGAGTGGTTTGCTATTACTATATTCTTCTTTGGGAGATGCTGAAGGGATGTCAAAGCTTGCATCCCTTGCTAAGGAGCAGGGAAAGAACAATGTCGCCTTTCTTTGCTTATTCATGCTGGGTAGATTGGAAGATTGTCTGCAGTTATTGGTGGAGAG CAACCGGATACCAGAAGCTGCTCTGATGGCACGTTCTTATCTTCCAAGCAAAGTTTCAGAGATAGTAGCTCTCTGGAGAAAAGATCTAAGCAAG GTTAATTCGAAAGCAGCAGAATCTTTGGCTGATCCTGAAGAGTACCCAAATCTTTTTGAGGATTGGCAAGTTGCTCGTTCTGTTGAAGCTAATGCTGTAGAGGCGAG GGGAGTTTATTCTGCTGCAGAAAATTATGCAACCCAGGCCGATCAACCTTTCATTACCCTCGTGGAAGCCTTCAGAAACCTGCAAGTTGAAGCAGAGGAACCACTTGAAAATGGAGACGGAGATCACGAG GTAGCAGAAGAAAATGGTGATGCAGAGAATGAAGGAGGtgaagaggaagagaatgaagaagaagtgAATCAAGAAGAGGGAGTTGTTGATGAAGATTCTACAGATGGTAGTGCTGTACTTGTTAATAGAAGTGAGGGTGAGGAAGAGTGGG TGCTTACGCCACATCAGTAG
- the LOC106438461 gene encoding coatomer subunit beta'-3 isoform X1, translating to MPLRLDIKKKFAQRSERVKSVDLHPTEPWILASLYSGTVCIWNYQTQTITKSFEVTELPVRSAKFIPRKQWVVAGADDMYIRVYNYNTMDKVKVFEAHSDYIRCVAVHPTLPYVLSSSDDMLIKLWDWENGWACTQIFEGHSHYVMQVVFNPKDTNTFASASLDRSIKIWNLGSPDPNFTLDAHQKGVNCVDYFTGGDKPYLITGSDDHTAKVWDYQTKSCVQTLEGHTHNVSAVCFHPELPIILTGSEDGTVRIWHATTYRLENTLNYALERVWAIGYIKSSRRVVIGYDEGTIMVKLGREIPVASMDSSGKIIWAKHNEIQTANIKSIGASYEVTDGERLPLAVKDLGTCDLYPQSLKHNPNGRFVVVCGDGEYIIYTALAWRNRSFGSGLEFVWSSEGECAVRESSSKIKIFNKNFQERKSIRPTFSAEKIFGGSLLAMCSSDFICFYDWAECRLIQRIDVTVKNLYWAESGDLVAIASDTSFYILKFNRDLVSSHFASGRQTDEEGVEDAFEVLHENDERVRTGIWVGDCFIYNNSSSKLNYCVGGEVTTMYHLDRPMYLLGYIANQSRVYLVDKEFNVIGYTLLLSLIEYKTLVMRGDLDKANEILPTIPKEQHNNVAHFLESRGMIEDALEIATDPDYRFELAIQLGRLEIAKEIAEEVQSESKWKQLGELAMSSGKLQLAEDCMKYATDLSGLLLLYSSLGDAEGMSKLASLAKEQGKNNVAFLCLFMLGRLEDCLQLLVESNRIPEAALMARSYLPSKVSEIVALWRKDLSKVNSKAAESLADPEEYPNLFEDWQVARSVEANAVEARGVYSAAENYATQADQPFITLVEAFRNLQVEAEEPLENGDGDHEVAEENGDAENEGGEEEENEEEVNQEEGVVDEDSTDGSAVLVNRSEGEEEWGTNSKDNQSA from the exons ATG CCGCTCAGACTCGATATCAAG AAAAAATTTGCTCAACGATCAGAGCGAGTGAAATCTGTGGATCTGCATCCTACAGAGCCATG GATTCTAGCGAGTTTGTATTCTGGAACCGTCTGTATCTGGAACTACCAGACTCAG ACGATAACAAAATCTTTCGAGGTCACCGAATTGCCAG TTAGGTCGGCCAAGTTTATCCCACGCAAGCAATGGGTTGTGGCAGGAGCGGATGATATGTACATCCGTGTATACAACTACAACACAATGGACAAGGTTAAAGTGTTTGAGGCTCATTCCGATTACATTAGGTGTGTTGCTGTCCATCCGACCCTCCCATATGTGCTGTCATCTTCTGATGATATGCTCATAAAGCTCTGGGACTGGGAAAATGGTTGGGCCTGTACTCAGATCTTTGAGGGACATTCTCACTATGTGATGCAAGTGGTATTTAATCCAAAAGACACCAACACTTTTGCCAGTGCATCGCTTGACCGTTCCATAAAG ATATGGAATCTTGGCTCCCCAGACCCAAATTTTACACTGGATGCTCATCAGAAAGGAGTCAACTGCGTAGATTATTTCACAGGGGGTGATAAGCCCTACTTAATTACTGGCTCTGATGATCATACTGCTAAG GTATGGGACTATCAAACTAAAAGCTGTGTCCAGACGCTGGAAGGGCACACCCACAATGTATCTGCAGTATGTTTCCATCCGGAGCTTCCAATAATACTCACAGGCTCTGAGGATGGCACTGTTCGCATTTGGCACGCCACGACTTACAG GCTAGAGAACACATTGAATTATGCTCTCGAGAGAGTCTGGGCCATTGGTTACATAAAAAGTTCGCGCAG GGTTGTGATTGGATACGATGAAGGAACCATCATGGTTAAACTTGGACGAGAAATTCCTGTCGCTAGCATGGACAGTAGCGGAAAAATTATATGGGCTAAGCATAATGAAATCCAAACTGCAAACATCAAAAGTATTGGTGCCAGTTACGAG GTTACTGATGGAGAAAGACTTCCCTTGGCTGTTAAAGATCTGGGGACCTGTGATCTTTATCCACAA AGCTTGAAGCATAACCCAAACGGGAGGTTTGTCGTAGTCTGCGGGGATGGGGAGTACATAATCTACACAGCTTTGGCTTGGAGAAATAGGTCTTTCGGTTCTGGACTGGAATTTGTTTGGTCATCCGAGGGGGAATGTGCAGTTCGAGAGAGCTCGTCAAAGATAAagatattcaataaaaatttccAG GAAAGGAAGAGTATTCGGCCTACTTTCTCAGCTGAGAAGATTTTTGGAGGATCCTTGTTAGCAATGTGTTCAAGTGATTTCATCTGCTTTTATGATTGGGCTGAATGTAGGCTGATTCAGCGAATTGATGTCACAGTAAAG AATCTTTATTGGGCAGAAAGTGGTGATTTAGTTGCCATTGCTAGTGATACGTCATTCTACATCCTGAAGTTCAAT CGTGACTTGGTTTCCTCCCATTTTGCTAGTGGAAGACAAACTGATGAAGAAGGTGTTGAGGATGCTTTTGAGGTTCTCCATGAGAATGATGAACGTGTTAGGACAGGTATATGGGTCGGGGACTGCTTCATTTACAACAACTCTTCTTCGAAGCTTAACTATTGTGTTGGAGGCGAG GTAACCACAATGTATCATTTGGACCGTCCAATGTATTTGTTAGGCTATATTGCCAACCAAAGTCGGGTCTACTTGGTAGACAAAGAATTCAA TGTCATAGGATATACCCTGCTGCTTAGCCTGATTGAATACAAGACTCTTGTGATGCGAGGTGATTTGGACAAAGCCAATGAAATTTTACCTACAATTCCTAAAGAGCAGCATAACAA TGTTGCTCATTTCTTGGAGTCTCGGGGAATGATTGAAGATGCTTTAGAAATTGCGACCGATCCTGACTACAGATTTGAGCTGGCCATACAATTGGGTAGACTTGAAATTGCCAAG GAAATCGCTGAAGAAGTGCAGAGTGAGTCTAAATGGAAGCAGTTGGGAGAGTTAGCCATGTCTTCTGGCAAG CTCCAACTGGCCGAGGATTGCATGAAGTACGCTACGGATTTGAGTGGTTTGCTATTACTATATTCTTCTTTGGGAGATGCTGAAGGGATGTCAAAGCTTGCATCCCTTGCTAAGGAGCAGGGAAAGAACAATGTCGCCTTTCTTTGCTTATTCATGCTGGGTAGATTGGAAGATTGTCTGCAGTTATTGGTGGAGAG CAACCGGATACCAGAAGCTGCTCTGATGGCACGTTCTTATCTTCCAAGCAAAGTTTCAGAGATAGTAGCTCTCTGGAGAAAAGATCTAAGCAAG GTTAATTCGAAAGCAGCAGAATCTTTGGCTGATCCTGAAGAGTACCCAAATCTTTTTGAGGATTGGCAAGTTGCTCGTTCTGTTGAAGCTAATGCTGTAGAGGCGAG GGGAGTTTATTCTGCTGCAGAAAATTATGCAACCCAGGCCGATCAACCTTTCATTACCCTCGTGGAAGCCTTCAGAAACCTGCAAGTTGAAGCAGAGGAACCACTTGAAAATGGAGACGGAGATCACGAG GTAGCAGAAGAAAATGGTGATGCAGAGAATGAAGGAGGtgaagaggaagagaatgaagaagaagtgAATCAAGAAGAGGGAGTTGTTGATGAAGATTCTACAGATGGTAGTGCTGTACTTGTTAATAGAAGTGAGGGTGAGGAAGAGTGGGGTACGAATAGTAAAGACAACCAATCAGCCTAA